DNA from Actinoplanes sp. SE50/110:
CGCAGGCCGACGGGTCAGATCGTAGTCGATCGCGACAGGACTGACGATGACTCGCCGACCCCGGGATCGGCAAGGCAAATGCCGGATTATGCCGTCTTTGTAGGCGGCAGTGTAGCCGAACGGTGGAGCCCCAGAACCGGACAGGTAATTTCGCCAGACGTACGTTCGCTCGTTTCCCGGAAAATAGCAAATTTCCTGATTTGTACGAATTTCAGCCGAGCAACTTGGCGTACGCCGGCTTGATCACCTCGTTGATCAGCGCCAATCGCTCGTCGTACGGGATGAACGCCGACTTCATCGCGTTGATGGTCAACCACTGCATCTCCGCCCAGCCCCACCCGAACGCCTCGGCGAGCAGGCTCATCTCCCGGCTCATCGAGGTGCCGCTCATCAGCCGGTTGTCGGTGTTCACGGTGACCCGGAAGCGCAGGTCGTGCAGCAGCTTGATCGGATGCGTGGCGATCGACTCGGCCGCGCCGGTCTGCACGTTCGACGACGGGCACAGCTCCAGCGGGATCCGCTTGTCCCGCACGTACGCCGCGAGCCGGCCGAGCACCGGCGGCGCCGCGTGGGTGCCGCCGGTCGGGGTGACCGAGCTGGGTCCGGCCACCGTCGCGGTGATGTCGTCGATCAGCCGGACACCGTGCCCGAGCCGGTCGGCGCCGCACCACTGGATGGCCTCCCAGATCGACGGCAGGCCGAACGCCTCGCCGGCGTGGATGGTGAAGTGGAAGTTCTCCCGCTGCAGGTACTCGAACGCGTCCAGGTGCCGGGTGGGCGGGAAGCCGGCCTCGGCGCCGGCGATGTCGAAGCCGACCACCCCGGCGTCGCGGTAGCGGACGGCCAGCTCGGCGATCTCCTGCGAGCGGGCGGCGTGGCGCATCGCGGTGAGCAGCGTGCCGATCCGGATCGGGGTGCCCTGGGCGGCCGCTTCGGCGCAGCCGTCGCGGAACCCGGCGTCCACCGCCTCGACCACCTCGTCCAGGCTCAGGCCACGCTCCAGGTGCTGCTCCGGGGCGTACCGCACCTCGGCGTACACGACGCCGTCGGCGGCCAGGTCGAGCGCGCACTCGCGGGCCACCCGGTGCAGGCCCTCGACGGTCTGCATCACGGCGACGGTGTGCGCGAAGGTCTCCAGGTACCGTTCCAGCGAGCCCGAGTCGGCGGCGGCGGCGAACCACTCACCCAGCCGGTCGGGGTCGGTCTCCGGCAGCTCGTGCCCGGCCACGGCGGCCAGCTCCACGATCGTGGCGGGACGCAGGCCACCATCCAGGTGGTCGTGCAACAGGACCTTGGGAGCCTTGACGATCTCGGGGTAAGCGATGCCAGCCATCAGAAGAGCGTAGAGGCCGGTCCGGCCGTCCCACCCACCACCCGGAAAACGGAGCGGAAAATCTCCCCATGATCGATGGCGCGTTGCCGTACCTGACCTGCCCGGTGTGCCGCGGGACGCTG
Protein-coding regions in this window:
- a CDS encoding adenosine deaminase, with the translated sequence MMAGIAYPEIVKAPKVLLHDHLDGGLRPATIVELAAVAGHELPETDPDRLGEWFAAAADSGSLERYLETFAHTVAVMQTVEGLHRVARECALDLAADGVVYAEVRYAPEQHLERGLSLDEVVEAVDAGFRDGCAEAAAQGTPIRIGTLLTAMRHAARSQEIAELAVRYRDAGVVGFDIAGAEAGFPPTRHLDAFEYLQRENFHFTIHAGEAFGLPSIWEAIQWCGADRLGHGVRLIDDITATVAGPSSVTPTGGTHAAPPVLGRLAAYVRDKRIPLELCPSSNVQTGAAESIATHPIKLLHDLRFRVTVNTDNRLMSGTSMSREMSLLAEAFGWGWAEMQWLTINAMKSAFIPYDERLALINEVIKPAYAKLLG